The genomic stretch ATCTGAATTATCGCTATTTTGAAGCTGGGCCAGTTTGGTGGTTTGGTGGTGGTGTTGACTTGACACCCTATTACCCTTTTGCCGAAGATGCAACACATTTACATCAAACGCTGAAGCAGGCTTGCGACAAGCATAACCCGGAGTATTATCCAGTGTTTAAGCGCTGGTGTGATGAATATTTCTACCTCAAGCATCGGAATGAGACACGGGGTGTCGGTGGTCTATTTTTTGATTATCAACACAGTGAAAGTGGTTTGTATGGTGGTACTGACCCTCATGGGGCGGCGGCTGCATACAGTGACCAAGTGGGAAAACCAGCACCACGCAGTTGGGAAGAATTGTTTGCTTTTGTCCAAGACTGTGGTGCAGCCTTTTTGCCTGCTTATGTGCCAATTGTGAAACGGCGACATGGGATGGAATATGGCGATCGCGAACGGAATTTCCAACTTTATCGTCGCGGCCGGTATGTAGAGTTTAATTTGGTTTATGACCGAGGCACGATTTTTGGACTCCAAACCAACGGACGGACAGAATCTATTTTGATGTCTTTACCACCCTTGGTGCGTTGGGAATACGGTTATCAGCCACAACCCAATACTCCAGAAGCCGAGTTGTATGAAACCTTCCTTAAACCTCAAGATTGGGTAAATTGGACACCTAGCGCTTAAAAGCTACTCATCAGTGTTGTGGTGAGTTAAACTACTAAATGTCACCGATAGGGCATCACAGGGACCTAAAGCCAAAGCTCAGGAAATGTCCGATGCGATGGGCTACGCCCTGCCGAAGGCTATCGCAGAAGTCACTGAGAAGCCTAGACTGTATTGCTGACAATTAGTTTAGTAGATGTCATCTGTATCTTGTTAATTTCAAGTATCAATACTGGATAATTCGGTGGCTGGTGAGTCAATTAACTGACAAAATCACTGGAAAGTTTTCTCGTGATGTGAAAGTAAAAATTCTCAAAACAAGTTTTTTTTGGCTCACCAATCCCAAACTCAATTTAGACTAGTGCCAGGGGGAGGCTTAGTGATTCAAATAGAACAAACCACATACACAACCCAAGATGACAATACCGTTATTGTCTTAACACCAGCAGGACGCTTAGATATCACTACAGCTTGGCAGTTTCGTCTGAAGTTACAGGAATGTATTTCCAAACTCAGTCACCATGTTGTTGTCAATCTCGGTCAGGTAAATTTTATTGATAGTTCTGGTCTCACGTCTTTGGTGGCGGGGATGCGTGATGCTGATAAAGTCAAGGGCAGTTTCCGTATCTGTAATGTACATCCAGAA from Nodularia sp. LEGE 06071 encodes the following:
- the hemF gene encoding oxygen-dependent coproporphyrinogen oxidase, whose translation is MLTNSQTPTVEAASSQFLPPTEAKTRVRQFMQRLQDEISQNLTELDGVGKFKEDGWERPEGGGGRSRILRDGAIFEQAGVGFSEVWGDRLPPSILAQRPDAEGHSFYVTGTSMVLHPRNPYVPTVHLNYRYFEAGPVWWFGGGVDLTPYYPFAEDATHLHQTLKQACDKHNPEYYPVFKRWCDEYFYLKHRNETRGVGGLFFDYQHSESGLYGGTDPHGAAAAYSDQVGKPAPRSWEELFAFVQDCGAAFLPAYVPIVKRRHGMEYGDRERNFQLYRRGRYVEFNLVYDRGTIFGLQTNGRTESILMSLPPLVRWEYGYQPQPNTPEAELYETFLKPQDWVNWTPSA
- a CDS encoding anti-sigma factor antagonist; the encoded protein is MIQIEQTTYTTQDDNTVIVLTPAGRLDITTAWQFRLKLQECISKLSHHVVVNLGQVNFIDSSGLTSLVAGMRDADKVKGSFRICNVHPEAKLVFEVTMMDTVFEIFETQEEALEGVPRSIAS